TCGCCACAAGGTGGTCGAAGCGTTCGGCCTCGGACATGTAGGCGGTCGAGGTCGCCACCGTCATGCCGGGGCGCCGCGCGCGCAACCGGTCGATCAGTTCCCAGAATTGCTGCCGCGACAGCGGATCGACGCCGGTGGTCGGTTCGTCGAGGATGAGGAGGTCGGGATCGTGTACCAGCGCGCAGCATAGCGAGAGTTTCTGCTTCATACCGCCCGACAGCTTGTTCGCCGGCCGGTCGGCGAAGGGCGCAAGGCCGGTGCCGTCCAGAAGCTCGACGATGCGTGACGCGCGTTCCGAGGCACCCTGGCCGAACAGGCGGCCGAAGAAGTCGACGTTCTCGCGCACCGACAGCGTCGGGTAGAGGTTCGTGCCCAACCCCTGCGGCATGTAGGCGATACGGGGGTAAGTGGCGGTGCGGTGTCGGGCGTCGGCCATATCGCCGCCCAGCACCGCGACTTGGCCCCGCTGGATCCGCCGCACTCCGGCCATCAGCGCCAGCAACGTCGACTTGCCCACGCCGTCCGGCCCGATCAGCCCCACCATCCGGCCTTCGGGGAAGCTGACGCTGACCTCATCCAGCGCCGTGACCCCGCCATAGCGGTGAACGAGCCCGGTCAACTCCGCGGCGACGGTCTCACCGGGCATCGGGCAGGCGCACGGCCAGCGCGGCGGGCCAGTCGGCCGAGGGATCGACGCGGACATGGGCGAGGCCGGGCACCCCGGTCTTCACTACCTCTTCGTATTCGGCAAGAACCTCGGGCGGGATGCGCAGCTTGACCCGGAACATCAGGTTCTCGCGTTCCTCTTCGGTCTCTACGTATTTGGGCGTGAACTGCGCCTCGCCGGCGACGAAGCTGACGCTGGCCGGGATGACGTACTCTGGGGCCGCATCGAGCACCAGCCGCGCTTCCGCCCCGTAGGCCAGCCGTCCCGCCGCCGCGGTCGGCAGGTAGACGGTCATCACCACGTCGGTCAGGTCGAGCAGGGTCAGAACGCGCGCGCCCGCCGACAGCACCTCGCCCGGTTCGGCGAGCCGGTACTGCACGCGCCCGGCGCGGGGCGCGCGGAGGGCATAGTCTTCCAGATCGGCACGCAACCGGTCCACGGTGGCCTGTGCGGCCTCCACACGCGCCTCTGCCGCGGCGATGCCGGCCTTGGCGGAATCCACCGCCGCCTCGGCGGCTGCCATTTGCGAGCGGCGCAGGTCGATGGTTTCTTCGGGGGCGAAGCCGCGCTCCCCGAGTTCCTGCGCGCGAAAAAGCTCTTTCTCGGCGAAGGTCAAAGCGCTTTCCTTCTCCGCCAGGATCGCGCGGCGTTCGGCAAGCGCCTGGCGCGCCGAGACGACGCCGGCCTCGGCCTCGCGCAACTGGGCCTGGAGTTGCGCATCGTCGAGCCGGGCGAGGATCTGGCCCGCCTCGACCCTGTCGCCTTCGCTGACGAGTATCTCGCTCAACCGCCCACCGAACTTCGTCGCCACGTCGACGCGCTCGGCCTCGATCCTGCCATTCGCGGTCGCGAAGCCGGGGGGCACCCCATCTTTCTGAAGAAAAAGGACATATCCGGCCCCGGTCGCCAGAAGAACGACAAGAGCGACCGCGATCAGCAGTTTGACTGGCCTCGGCATGGGAATCTGCCTGCTTTGCAATGCGGGTCACAGCTGCAGTCGCAGGGGACCCGGGGATACGACACATCCGTCAAGGTGCAATCGTGGCAATCGCCATGCAAGGCGGAAATCCTTGCGGCCAGTGCATACCGCCCAATCACCCAGGACCGCGCGTGCGGACGGGGCCAAAGGTTGCCGGATCAGGGGGCGGGTCCGAGCATCTGCAATGCCATCGTGGCGGCGAATGCCAACGTGACGGCCGTCGCGCCGGACCCGCTGTCGAAATTCTCGAGTGCGTCCCGGAACACTTCTGAAAACACCAATGCAGATCATGGCCCCGGCCCGACGGGGAGGACCGGGAGGAGCGTTTTGACAAAGAGAGAGGCGTGCCTGGCCATCAAGGGTTGCGGCAGGCCGGTGTAGATCGACTACAGCCCCGCCTTGCGGCTGGCCATGCCGCGCGGCACGAGCAGCAGAGTGATCGCCGGCCCCTCGGGCATATGGTGCAAGGCGATCGCGGCCTTGATGCAGGCCCCGAGCCCTTGGAGACCGCAAAGGAGACGCCCACGCCCTCGGCGAAGGAATGCCCGTCATAATGCTCTGGATCGGGAGCGCCTTGGACGCGCTCGCGACCTGCGGGTCGGCCAGGTCCACCGCGCCGGCACCGGTCATGTCGCCGTGATGAATCCCGCGCGACAACGCTCCCGACAGAGGTCTTCATCATCTCTCGGTCGCAAGCGCGCGCCGACCGAAGGGGCGGCCGGCATACCTTTCGGCGCGGCTACGAGGAGCGCGGCCCGGCCAGCAGCCAGATCAGGAAGCCGAGGATCGGCAGAAGCAGCACCAGCAGAATCCACAAGACCTTGGCGCCGGTTCCTGCGCCGGAATTCACGATCGAAACGATGGCCCAGATATCCAGCACCAGGACGATGAGGCCGCCGAAGCCGGTATATTCCATGATGAGACTCCTCTGGTGGCATACGTGTGGTTTCGTCGCGGCGCCTGTCCGGCCCTGTGCCCGGCGCGGCCTGCAAGTCTGGCTGGACGAGCGCCTGTCCGTTGGCCCGGTTCGCCGCTCGCGCGTTCCGTTCTGGTCGTTGCCGAAGCCCGCGGGTTTGCCCACATTACTCTGCCGGATTCCGGTTCGCTGCATTGACCCAGGATAAGGCGATGCGCAGCGCGGCCGGCGGTGTGCTCGCGCTGCGGGACGCCGGGGATCGACCATCCAGCGTTCAGGATTGGGCGATCCCGGACGACGGAGGGATGGACCGGCGCGGAAGCGAGCCGGATGCCAAAGCTCGCGCGGATCCTTGGGCTATCCTCGCCGACAGGCGGGATCACGCCGCGGTCGCGACGGCGACAAGGCCGACGCCGACGAGGCTGAGCCCCCAGAGCAGATCGAGGTTGAACCAGCCGCGCGACAGGAACTTCAGGCCCAGCCAGCGGTAGACGGCCCAGGCGAGCAGGCCCCCCGACCCCGCCATCGCACCGGTGTGGACCGTGGCCACCAGCACCGCCGTGGCGGCATTGGACGACATCAGCCGGTCGGCCGCCACGTGGCCCGCATCCCCCGATTCGGCTGCGCAAAGGCCCAGGTAGATCGGGACCAGCATCAGCGCCGCGCCATGGGCCAGTGCCACCAGGAACGACCACATCGCGAGGCGAGAAGGTGGCACGCGGGCCAGGAACCGGGGATGCCGCCGGGTGAGCGCGATCCACAGCCCCATGCCGATCACCAGAACTGCCGCTCCGATCTGCACTTCGCGCAGCCACCCCGCCAGCGAAACGAGCAGCGCGAAGGGCAAGAGCAGCGCCGCCATCGCAACAAGGTGCCCCGCAGCGAGCGCCGCCACCGCGCGGGGCAGGGCGCCCTTGCGGCGTTCCATCAGCGCCGACGACACCGCGAGAGGCCAGCCCATGCCGGGGTTCAGCCCGTGATAGAGCCCGCTGGCGAGAACGGCGAGCCATAGGCCCGCCGTCGTCCCGATCTCCATGCCTCAGGCGGAGGGGTAGCAGAAGCTGTCGGTCGAGCAGTCGCCGCCTTCCAGCCGGATCTGGTGGGCGCGATACCCCTTCGGAAATTCCACGAAGAAATCCTTCTTGAGCGCCAACCCCCCATCCGGACCCGCCTCGGCCATGACCATCGCGCCGCCGCGTTCGCCGGGATAGAACTGGTCGTCCCAGGTGGAATAGAGCGAGTTGGTCCAGTAGACGCGCTTGCCGTCGCGGCTGATCTCGACCATCTGCGGGCCGTAGCCGAAGGCCTTACCCGACGGATGCGGGGTGTTCTTGACGATGCCGCCCAGTTCCACCTTGCCCACCAGCTTCGGCGCCATCGGGTCGGACACGTCATACTGGTGCAATTCGCCCGTGCCCCAGCAGGAGACGTAGAGGAACCGGTCGTCCAGGCTGAGGTCGATATCGGTGACCAGCGGCGGGACCGCCTCGAACCCCTTCAAGAGGTCCGGCAGGTCGTCGGCGGCGGCCGGCTGCGGCGGGATCGCGACGGTCTTCTGGGCCTCGAACGTGCCGTCGTCCTTGCGCCACCAGGTCCAGATCGAGCCTTCGAGGTTCGTGGTGTCCACGACGACGCCACAGAACCCGTAATCCTTGGCCGGGTCATGCGCGGGCCGGACCTCCAGCGCCATCTGGTGGTTCTCGCCGAGGTCGATGGTCTGCACGTTCTTGCGCCGGCTGAGGTTCCAGAAATGCAGCCGGTGGCCGTACTTGTTCGACAAGAGGTCCTCGGCCACGAGGCCGTTCTCGAATTGCGGTGGCAGGCCCCATTCGGAACTGACCATGTAATCGCGCGGCAGGTTCCACCAGAAATCGTAGTGCTTGTCCTGCGAGCCCCGGTCGATCTCGTAGCGGCCGATCACGTCGAAGGTCTGGCAGTCGAGGATGAAGATGCCCGGCGGGCCGTCGGTGCCGTCGGGCCCGCCGCCTCCAAGGGTCGAGACGTAGATGCCCTCGGGGCCGCAATGGATGGTGTGGGGGCGCGAGTAGCCCGTCTTCGAGAAGATCTCCTCCGGCTCGATGATCTTGTGGATCTGGGCCTTGCGCGGCTCCTTGACGTCCACGACGTAAATCCGGCTCGACCTTATGCCGGGAATGATCAGGTAGCGGCGTTCGAGGAAAGCGTGCCCCGATAGCGGCGACAGGGCCGAGGAACAGGCGTTCCAGCCGAAATGGTGAAACTCGTCGCCGGTGTTTGGCATGATGACCTGGTGGACGATCTGGCCGTATTCCTTCGAGCCCGGGTCGGCATCCACGACCGCCAGC
This genomic window from Rhodovulum sp. ES.010 contains:
- a CDS encoding HlyD family secretion protein; translation: MPRPVKLLIAVALVVLLATGAGYVLFLQKDGVPPGFATANGRIEAERVDVATKFGGRLSEILVSEGDRVEAGQILARLDDAQLQAQLREAEAGVVSARQALAERRAILAEKESALTFAEKELFRAQELGERGFAPEETIDLRRSQMAAAEAAVDSAKAGIAAAEARVEAAQATVDRLRADLEDYALRAPRAGRVQYRLAEPGEVLSAGARVLTLLDLTDVVMTVYLPTAAAGRLAYGAEARLVLDAAPEYVIPASVSFVAGEAQFTPKYVETEEERENLMFRVKLRIPPEVLAEYEEVVKTGVPGLAHVRVDPSADWPAALAVRLPDAR
- a CDS encoding PLDc N-terminal domain-containing protein — translated: MEYTGFGGLIVLVLDIWAIVSIVNSGAGTGAKVLWILLVLLLPILGFLIWLLAGPRSS
- a CDS encoding selenium-binding protein SBP56-related protein; translated protein: MTVRPDPTFHASPRLAMEAPPETLAFVLMLSPDGSQPDGLAVVDADPGSKEYGQIVHQVIMPNTGDEFHHFGWNACSSALSPLSGHAFLERRYLIIPGIRSSRIYVVDVKEPRKAQIHKIIEPEEIFSKTGYSRPHTIHCGPEGIYVSTLGGGGPDGTDGPPGIFILDCQTFDVIGRYEIDRGSQDKHYDFWWNLPRDYMVSSEWGLPPQFENGLVAEDLLSNKYGHRLHFWNLSRRKNVQTIDLGENHQMALEVRPAHDPAKDYGFCGVVVDTTNLEGSIWTWWRKDDGTFEAQKTVAIPPQPAAADDLPDLLKGFEAVPPLVTDIDLSLDDRFLYVSCWGTGELHQYDVSDPMAPKLVGKVELGGIVKNTPHPSGKAFGYGPQMVEISRDGKRVYWTNSLYSTWDDQFYPGERGGAMVMAEAGPDGGLALKKDFFVEFPKGYRAHQIRLEGGDCSTDSFCYPSA